Genomic segment of Kibdelosporangium phytohabitans:
TCCACGGCGAGCGCGGGCCCATGCGGCTCAGCGGCAACCGACTTACCTGCTTGTCGCGCTGCTTCTGCAGGCCAATCGCAGCGTGTCCCACGAACGCCTCACCGAGGCGGTGCGGGACGACCGGCTGCCGGACACGGCCGTCGCGGCGTTGCGCACGTACGTCTCGCGCATCCGCCGGGCGTTCGCGGACATCGAGCCAGGCGCTGCGGAACGCGTTGTCCCAGCAGGCGTTGACCATCGCGCTGCGAACCGGCGACCAGGCGTCCCAAGTCGAGGCACACCAAGGCATCGGCCGAGTCCAGCACGCCACCGGCCATCACCACGACGCGCTTGTCCACCATCACACCGCACTCGAACTGGCCCCCGAACTGGGACAGCCCAGCAGCCAAGCCCGCGCCCGCGACGGTCTCGCCCACGCGCACCACGCCCTCGGCGAAACCACCCGCCACCATTGGACAGCAGCCCTCAGCATCCTCACGGACCTCGACCTCGCCCACACAGACGAACCCGACGTCACCACCGGCGCCATCCAGGCCCAGCTGGCGCGCTGGGCGACGGACAGTCGTGTTCGCTGGGGGACGCCGGGAATACGGCGTCCCCCCAGCACCGGTTCACAGGGTCAGCTGTGGCCAGGAACTGGTGTCCCGCAACAGTTGCCGGTCGTGCGTGGCGAGCACGACCGCGGCAGGGGTCGTGCCGAGTGCTGCTGTCAGTTCGTCGACCAGTGCGGCGGACAGGTGGTTGGTCGGCTCGTCGAGCAGTAGCACGTGCGGCTGGCTGACCAACACGAGCGCCAGGTCCACCCTTCGCCGGGCACCGACTGACAGCTCTCCCAGCGGGCGGTGTGTGTCGTTGCGGTCCGACAACCCGAGTTCGCCGAGGCCGGGCGCGGGTAGCCCCGACCGGGCCACCACCTCCTCGTACAGCTGGCGTGCTGTACGGCGGGGTGGTGTGTCGGATTCCTGGCCCAGGCGTCCGACTCGGACCGGCTTGGCGCGCCTGACCGTGCCCGTCGCCGGTTCGATGAGGCCTGCCAGCACCGACAGCAGCGTTGACTTTCCCGCGCCGTTCGGTCCGGTGACGACCAACCGGTCTCCCGAGTCCAACGCGAGGGTCACCGGGCGATCCAGTCGTCCGGGTACGGTCACGTCCTCGGCTCGCAGCAACGTCGCGCCTCGGTACTCCGGCAGTTCCGGCATGGCGAACCGGGTTGGTGGCGGCGGGACCGCCACGACAGCTGCCTCCAGGTCCTCCTGCCTTCGGTGCACAGCACGCACGAGGCCGGGTGCGCGGGTCGCCCGCGTGTGTTTGCCGGTTCCCTTGGCCGGGCGCCAACCGTCCTTCAGGCGGTTCTGCGCCGCTGACAGGTCGTCCGCCAGCCGCTGCCGCTCGGTGACCTGCTCGGTGTGCAACGCTTCCCAGCGGGCACGTTCGGCACGGCGGCCGTCGACGTACGCGGCGTAGCCACCGCCGTACACCCGTGGCCTACTGTCGCTGGACGGGTCGAGGTCGATCACCGTCGTGGCCACGTCCGCGAGCAACGCGCGGTCGTGCGTGACGATGACGACCACACCCGCGTGCGCGCGTAGTTGCTCGGTGAGGTGGTCGAGGCCGCCCGCGTCGAGGTGGTTCGTCGGTTCGTCGAGCAGCAGGATGGAATGCCTTGCGCCAAGCAGGCATGCCAGCCGCACGCGGTGTCGTTGTCCTACCGAGAGTGTGCCGAGTGGACGGTCGCGGTCGTCGACTGCGCCGAGCGCGGCCAGGGAGATCTCGACTCGTCGGTCCGCGTCCCACGCGTCGAGCGCTTCGGCCACCGTGAGCGCGTCGGCGTAGGCGTCGTCGGCGCCGGGCGTGCCTTCGGTGAGGGCTTCGGTCGCACGGTCCAAGTCGGCCAACGCGGTGCGTACGGCGGCCAGTTCGAGGTCGATCAGGTCGCCGACGGTGTCCGTGGCCGCCAGCGGGATCTGCTGATCGGCAACGCCGATCGAACCCGCGTGGTGGACCTCGCCTTGGTCGACGGGCAGCTGACCGGCGAGCACGCGCAGCAAGGTGGTCTTGCCGCGGCCGTTCTCACCGACGATCGCGACCCGGTCGCCCGCGGCGGCCACGAGGTCGACCCCGGCGAGCACGGGCCGCCCGCCGTAGGAGAGGTGGACGCCGGACGCGCGGACGTGCGCCGCGCGGGCAGGGGCCAGCGCAACAGGGGATGACATGGAAATGCCTCCAGCTAGAGGTGATGCATGAGTAGGACGAAGACGGCACCGCGGTCCGCGGCACCGGTGGAGGCGTCGTCCCTCAGAGGTACATGGGTGTTTGCATCACGTCCGACAGGTTAGATCACGCGCCGCGTCCCGGTCATCCGGTTTTCTGCCCGTCGAGGCGCTGGCAGGTGGGGGCGTGCGAGAACGCCACGTCCAGCTCCTTGTTGGCCCGCAGGTCCTTGGTCGGGCCCACCGCCCCGCTCAGCGGTTCCAGGCCCGCGCCGACCTCCGCGACCGCCTTCTGGAACGAGACCGGGTCGGTCGTCTGCGCCTGCTGGAGCTTGCCGCGCGCGGAGTCCAGGGTGCCGCGGGCGGAGGTGAGGGTCGCCATCGCCTTGTCGACGGCGGCCTGGCCCTCGGCGACCGGCGGCGCGCCGGACTGCGTGAGCCGGTCGGACACCGAGTCGATCGCTTCGGCGATCGACCCGAGGTAGGCCAGCAGGCTGGTTTTGGCCTGGTGCGGGTCGGCCCCGTCGATCCGGGGCAGCTGGGACAGTTTCGCGCCGCCGTCCTGGACGGTCTGGCAGACCTGGTCGGCCCACGCGATGGCCGGGCGGTTGAGCCCGTCACCGCCCGACGAGCACCCTGCGGTCAGCACGACACCGGCGGCGAGCACCGCGAGACGATTCATGAAAACGACACTAGAGACGCCGCCCGCGCCCGGACAATGACGAAAGCGAAAACCATCGATAACACACAAAACCGTCCAGCGGTTGGCGCAGATATCGATAATTGACATATACAGCCACACAATCATAGGTTCAGGGAAATCCATTCGGCGCGAAAGGCCAACGGTGACTGGAACACCCGATCCCGCGCAGCGGATCGCGTTCGATTCCCTGTTGTCGGCGTCCGGCGACGGGTCGTCCGCGACGCTGTGGTTCCGCCTGCCCGCCGAGCTCGCGGTGCTGTTCCGGCCGAGGATCACCGAGCTGGCCGTCGAGACAGCCGACGAGCTGCGGCGCACCGTGCCCGCGTTCGGCCAGATGGACGGCTCGTGCATGCGAAAAGTCACCGGCTATATCCAGCAGGCCATCACGCAATTCATCGACCGGCTGGCCGATCCGACCGGCCCACGCGATTACGCGGCCGAACGTTTCCGCCAGCTCGCGTTGCACGACGACATCCAGGGCAGTCCGATACTCGACATCCTGCAGACCGCGTACCGCGTCGGCGCCAGGGTCGCGTGGCGGCGCGTCGCCGACGAGGGAACCAAGATCGGTGTCCCGACCGACACGTTGTGCCTGCTCGCCGAAACGATCTTCGCGTACATCGACGAGTTGTCCGCGTTGTCGGTCGAGGGCAGCGTGTCCAAGAAGATCCGCGAGGCCGGCGCGCTGGAACGCAGGCGCAGGCAGCTGCTCGAACTGCTGCTGGGCGGTGCGACGCAGGAAGCGCTCGGCCGGTTGGCGGAGGCGGCGCACTGGCCGTTGCCCGAACGTGTGCTCGCGGTGTCGCTCGACGTGCGGGACGCGTGGCCGGACCCGGAGGGACCCGTGCTGGACAGCCGGATCCTGGTCGACCTCGAAGGCTCGGCGCCGTGCCTGCTGGTCGCGGAGGAGCACCGGGACCTGGTGGGCACCCTGCCGGTGATCATGCCCGGCTGCCGCGCCGCGGTCGGCCCGTCGATCGAACTGGGTGACGCCCGCAAATCGCTGCGGTGGGCCCGCCGGATCACGCAACTGGTGCAACGAGGGTCCCTGCCGGACGCGCCGGTGACCTGGTTCGACGAGCAGCTGTCGACGTTGTGGCTGCTCAACGACCGGTTCATGGTCCAGCAGATCGCCGCGCGCGTGCTCGCCCCGCTGGACGGCCTGACCCCGACGCAGCGCACCACACTGGGCGACACTTTGCTGATCTGGCTGGAAACCAGGCGCACGGCGGTGGAGATCGCGGAGATGCTCAACGTGCACCCGCAGACCGTGCGCTACCGGATGCGCCAGCTCAAGCGCCTGTTCGGCGAAAGCCTGGAGGACAGCGACATGCGCTTCGAGATCGAGGTGGCGTTGCGCGCCGAACGCGCTCGGTTCGAGGACTGACGGCAAACCCGCCGAGGAATCCGGAATCAGCCACGCACCGGCCATGTTGACCTCAGGACAGCGGCCGATCACCCGGTGGGGTGGGCCGAGTGCCGATGCTGGAGGGGATTTCGTGGAACTTGGGGTTGGACTGCCGACTGCTGGGGCGATCGCGTCGCCGGACGCGATCGTGCGGGTGGCGAAGGCGGCCGAGGAACTGGGCTACGCCGCCGTGTGGACGTTCGAGCGGGTGCTGCGGCCGGTCGGCAAGATCGCCATGCTCGGGGTGCCTGAGCCGCAGGAGCTGCCGGAGCTCTACCGGAACGTCTTCGAGCCGCTGGTCACGCTCAGCCACGTGGCCGCGTCGACCAGCCGCGTCAAGCTGGGCACCAGCGTGATCGACGCGCTGCTGCACCCGCCGGTGGTGCTGGCGCGGCGGTTCGCCACGCTGGACCAGTTCAGCGGCGGCCGGGTGATCGCCGGTCTGGGCCAGGGCTGGATGAAGGAGGAGTTCGAGACCGCCGGTGTGCCCACCAGCCGCAAGGGCGCGGGGTTCGACGAGGCGGTCGCGGCGCTGCGCGCGGCGTGGGGACCGGACCCGGTGTCGTTCGACGGGCGGTTCTACAAGATCGCGCCGTCGGAGATCAACCCCAAGCCGGTCCAGGAGAAGATCCCGGTCGTGGTCGGCGCGATGACGCCGAAGGGCATCGAACGGGCCGCGAGGATCGCCGACGGCATCAACCCGGTCGTGTTCTCCCGTGACCAGCTGCTGCAGGTCTCGTCGGCGTTCCTCAACGCCGCCAAGGAGTTCGGCCGCGACCCGGACGAGTTGTCGGTGATCGGCCGGGCGAACGTGGACATCACCGGCAAGCCGGTCGACGGCGACCGGCCGTTCCTCGCCGGTTCGCCCGAGCAGATCGTCGAGGACCTGGCCACCCTGGACGGCCACCGCGTCGACCAGGTGCTGTTCGCCAACAACGCGTCGGTCGACCTGGACACCGAACTGGACCTGTTGCGGCGCTTGGCCGAGCTTGCCGGGCTCAAGGCCGTCTAACGCGGCACGAGTTCGCTGATCCGCCACCGGCCGTCGATCCTGCGGGCCGACACGGACAACTGGGCGGCACCCGCGCTGGTCGTGTGGGTGTCACCCCGTGTCGCGGACTGGTCGAGGAACGCGAGCAGCCGGGCCTGCTCGTCCTCCAGTGACACCACCCCGACGCTGACCACTTTGGCCGTGACCGTGATGCGTTGTTCCGCGGCGTGCGCCTTGATCTGCTCGAACAACTTCGCGTACTGGCCCTGCGCCTCGCCGGTCAATGTTTCCCGCGCGGCGCGCTCGGTGGTGACGGTGTCGTCGTACCGGTACGAGAACACCTGCTCGAGCGAGTCGCGTACCTGGGCGCTCACCGCCGTGAGGTCGTCGTTCGGACGATCGGCACGCAGCCACAGTCCCACGCTGGCCAGTGCGACCGCGATCGCCAGCAGGACGTAGGGAAACCGCCGGGTGACCGGCTCGTCCGGAGTCTCGTCCGCGATCTCGTCCGGTGGCTCGACCCGAAGTTCCGCGTCGCGTTCGGGGCGCGGTTCGGGGCGCCGCCTGGTTCCGGCGACGACGGTCCGCCGCCGCGGCGGGTTCCGCACCTTGCGCACTGTCCTCATCAGACGGCTCCAGCCGGGATCTGGCCCAGTGCGCCGACTTTCCAGCCCGTGTCGGTCCGCACCAGCTCGGCACGCATCCGGCTGCGCTTGGTCACCGGCTGCCCGCCGTCCGGCGTGACCACGATCTCCACCGCGGCGATCACGGTCGCCCTCGGCGGGTCGAACTCGGTGATCGCGGCGTCGAGCACCCGGCCTTCGGTCACGGTCTTCGCCTGTTCTATCTGTTTGCGGCTGCCTTCCCCGGTCTGCCGCAACTCGTCGGTCAACGCGCCGGTCGACACGCGCTGCCAGCGGTCGAGCCCTTCGTCGATCCTGCGGTAGTCCAGCGTGTTGAACGTCGCGATCGCCCGGCGCCCGCTGTCGAGCGCCGCCTCCCGCGCGGCCGTCTGGTCGGCGTCCCACCAGGTCCAGCCGCTCCATCCGGCGAAACCCGCGGCCACGACGACCGCGGCGACGCCGAGCATCCTGAGCACGTCAGCCTCCTGGCGAGTTCTGCGATCCGCGGACCCCGGTCGGGCTGCCGGGTGGGAGCGTGCACCGGGCCGCCGTGTTCAGCGGCGCCGACGCGGTGTCACGGCCGTTGCGATACGGCGTCGCCTCGTAGCCGCTGGTGCACGGCAACGGCTCGAAGTACGTGACCGCCAGGCCGAAGTGCGCGCCGTCCGGCCGGATCACCTGCGACGCGGCGGAAACCGCGGCCGGGGTGACCACCAGCAGCTCCTCCATCCCGCGCTGGCGGGTGACCACGACGTTCGACGTCGTCAGCAGGTTCGCCATCACCACCCCGAGACCCGGTCCTGATTCCCGCACGAGGCCGCTCACCTGACCGGCCACCGCGGGAACCGACTTCAGCAGTGCCCGGATGTCGCCGTCGGAGTCCTTGAGCCGCCGGGCGATCAGCTTGGCGTTCACCCCGAAGGACTTGATCGCGTCGGACGTCTGCAACTGCGTGGTCAGCACCGTGCCGCCGCCGGTGATCAGCTGGGTGGTCTGCGGCAGGTGCGTGGTGGCCAGTTTGGTGAAGCTCGCGGTCGAGTCGAGCAACGCCTGCAAGTCGGGCCCCGCTCCCCTGGTGGCCTCGTGCAGTTCGTCGACGACCGTGCGCAACGCGTCCGTCGGCACGGATTCGACCAGCCGGTCCAGGTTGAGCAGGACCGTCTCGGTGGGCAGCGGCAGCTTGGTCTGCTTGGTCTCGATCACCGACCCGTCGGCGAGGTACGGCTGGGCGTCGCGGCGGGGCCGCAGGTCGACGTACTGCTCGCCCACGGCGGACCGGTTGGTGACCACGGCTTCCACGTCGACCGGCACCGGCGGCGCGCCGTCGTCGATCCGCAGGTCCACCTCGATGCCCTGGTCGGCGAGGTGCAGTTCACCGACGCGCCCGATCGCCACGCCGCGGTAGGTGACCTCGGCGTTGGTGAAGATCCCGCCGGAGTCGGCCAGCCGGAGCTTGACGACGTACCCGGATCCACCGAACACGCCGACGTACCGCGCGCCGACGTAGCTCACGCCCACCAGCGCGATGATGACGAACACGGCCACCTGGATCCGGATTGTCCTGCTGAGCATCAGCGGCCTCCCTGGTCGACCGGCGGCAGCGGCAACGCGGGCCCGCCTTTGCTGTCCAGCTTCAGGTGCACGTTGAGGTAGTCGCCCTTCAGCGCCTTCAGCGCCGAGTCGGGGAACGGGAACGTCAGCAGCATCTCCATCGCCTGCGGCAGGTTCTGGCCGGCGTCGGCCAGGTGGCGCAGGGTCGGCTCCAGTGCCTTCAGGTCGGCGATCAGGTCGTCCTTGGACTGCTTGATCGTGCCGACCGCGGCCGTGGACAACTCGTCGAGCGACTTGAGCATGCCGACGATCGAGCCGCGCTGCTTGGCCAGCACGTCGATGCCGGGGCCGAGGTTGTCCAGCAGGTCGGCGATCTTGTCCTTGCGCGCGCCGAACTCGCCCGCGAGCTTGTTCATCCCGTCGATCGCCCTGGTGATGTCGGCCCTGCGGGCGTCGAGCCCGGCGACGAACGTGTCCACATTGGTCAGGAAGGACCTGATCGCGGTCTCGTTGCCGCTCAGCGCGAGGTTCAGCTCCTTGGTGATCTGCTGGATCTGCCCGACGCCGCCGCCGTTGAGCAGCATGGACAACGCGCCGAACACCTCCTCGATCTCCGGGTTGCGGTTGGTCCGCTCGACCGGGATCACCGCGCCGTCACCGAGCACACCGTCCGCGGTGCCCTCGGGCGCGGCCAGCTCGACGAACTTCTCACCGAGCACACTGGACTGCCGCAGCCGCGCGATCGCGTTGCCCGGCAACCGGACTGAGCCGTTGACCGCGACGGTCACCTCGGCGGTCCGGCCGTCGGCGGCCAGTTTGACGCGCTCGACCCGGCCGACGGGAACGTCGTTGACCTTCACGCCCGACTGCGGGACGAGGTCGAGGACGTCACGGAAGCCGACCGTGACGCGATACGGGTGGTCGCCGATGTCGGCGCCGCCCGGCAGCGGCACGTCGTAGAGCCCGGCGGTGGAGCCGCATCCGGCCACCAGCACACCGATGCACGCCATCGAGGCGATCCGGCGCATCACCGGCCTCCCGCCAACGGCATCGGCAGCAACGCGCGCTGCGGCGAAGCGCCGGAGAACTCCAGGATGTCGGCGCGGCCGTCGATGGTCTTCGTGGCCGGGTCGTATGCCTTGAGCAGGTTGCCGAGCGCGAGCGGCGCGGTGTCCAGCGCCTCGGACAGCGACGCCTTCTGGTCGGCCAGCACCTTCGTCACACCGGTCAGCTTGTCCACGTTGGACTTCACGCGGCCCCGGTTGTCCTCGACGAACGCCCGCACCTGGTCGAGGACACCGGCCAGCTCACGCAACGCGGCGCCGAAGGCGTCCCGTTCGTCGGCGAGGATCCCGGAAACCTGGGCGAGCTGGTTGTTGAACGTGCGGACCTGGGTGTCGTTGGCGGCCAGCATAGTGGTGAACTTCTGCACGGTGTCGACCGTGCCGAACAGGTCCTCCTGCGAGCCGCTCAGCGTCCGGCTGGCTTTGCCCAGTTCACGGATGGTCTGGTTGAGCTGCTGGCCGTTGCCGTCGAGGTTCTTCGCGCCTGCCTCGATGAACTCGCTCAACGCGCCACCGGAGTTGGCGCCCTGCGGCCCCAGTGCGGTGGTCAGCTTGTCGAGGCTGCCGAACAGCTCGTCCAGCTCCACTGGCACAACGGTTTTCGGCGCCGGGATGACGGCACCGTCGGCGATCTGCTCGCCGCCCTGGTAGACGGGCGCGAGCTGGACGTACCGGTCGCTGACCAGACTGGGTGTCACCACGAGCGCGTTCGCGTCTGCCGGGACGGCGGTGCCGCGGTCGAGCGCCATCGTCACCCGGACCTGCTCGCCCATCGGCTCGACCGCGTCGATCCGGCCGACGGCCACGCCCAGCACCCGCACGTCCGAGCCGGGGTAGACGCCCACTGCCGAGGTGAAGTACGCGTAGACGAGCTTCGCGTCCCGCCCGGTCACCATGGCGACCGTCACCGCCAGCACAGCGACCACCGCGACCAGCGCGCCGATCTTGAGGTACTTGCCGCGCATCAGCGACCCGCTCCCTTCGGCGGTACGCACCCGTTCGGGCCGGGCATGAGCCCGCAGACGTACGTGTCGATCCAGCGGCCGTTGCCGACGGCGTTGCCGATCAGCCGGTAGAACGGCCCGGCCAGCCGCAGGCCCCGGTCGAGGTTGTCCTGATTGCGTTGCAGCACAGTGGTCACGCGTTCCAGCTGGGTGAGCGCCGGACCGAGCTGGGCCTGGTTGTCGGCCACCACACCACCCAGTTGCCTGGCCAGTTCCCGTGTCCCGGCCAGCAGGGACGCGATCGCGTCACGGCGTTTGGCGAACTCGCCCAGCAGGACACCGCCGTCCTTGATCAGCGCTTCGAACTGGGCGTTGCGGTCGGCGACCGTCCTGCCGAGCGAACTGGTGTTGCCCAGGAGTTTGCGCAGTTCCTGGTCACGGGACGAGATCGTGGTGGACAGCCTGGACAGCCCGTCGAACGCGGCACGCACCTGCTCGGGCGAGGTTTTCGAGAACGTCTCCGACAGCGTGCGGAAACTGGTCGCGAGCTGCGCGGTGTCGATCGTGCCCACGGTTTTGGCCAGGTCGCCGAAGGCGTCGTTCACGTCGTAGGGCGTCACGGTCCGGGCACGCGGGATGGCCGTGCCCGGGTCGAGCGGCTGGGTGCCCAGCGGGTCGAGCGCCAGGTTCTTCTGGCCGAGCAACGTCTTGATCCGGATCGCGGCCACGGTCTGGTCGCCGAGCCACACGCCCTTGGCGCGGAAGGTGACCTTCACGTGGTCGCCGTCCAGTTCGACGTCCGTGACCTCGCCGACCTTCACCCCGGCTACGCGGACCTCGTCGTTCGGCTTGAGCCCGGCCGCCTCGCCGAACTCGGCGGTGTACTCGGTGCCGCTGACGAACGGCAGGTCCGACCAGAAGAACGCGAGCAGCCCGGCCAGCAGCATCGCCGCGGCGCCGACCAGGCCGACAGTCACGGGATTGCGGTTGCGCAGTGAGATCATCCCCGGCACCTCGCCTCGGTGTTCGGCACGCCGACCGGTGGGCCGCCCGGCGCTTGCGGCGCGTCGGAAACCGCGGAGCACAGGAAGAAGTTCAGCCACGACCCGTAGGAGGCGGTCCGGCCGATCGCCTCGTACTTGGCCGGCAGGTTCGAGATGAACGCCTCGAACGTCGGCGAGTTGTCGGCCAGTACCTGCGACAGCCGTCCCAGCTGGGCGATGTCCTTGCGCAGCGGTTCCCGGCCGTCGCGCAGCAGGTCGCCGGTCGCCGTGGTCAGCGCGGCGAGCCCGTCGACCGCCTCGCCGATCGGTTTGGCGTCCCTGGCCAGGCCGGAGACCAGGTCCTGGGTCGTGGTGACCAACGAGGACAG
This window contains:
- a CDS encoding MCE family protein; its protein translation is MRGKYLKIGALVAVVAVLAVTVAMVTGRDAKLVYAYFTSAVGVYPGSDVRVLGVAVGRIDAVEPMGEQVRVTMALDRGTAVPADANALVVTPSLVSDRYVQLAPVYQGGEQIADGAVIPAPKTVVPVELDELFGSLDKLTTALGPQGANSGGALSEFIEAGAKNLDGNGQQLNQTIRELGKASRTLSGSQEDLFGTVDTVQKFTTMLAANDTQVRTFNNQLAQVSGILADERDAFGAALRELAGVLDQVRAFVEDNRGRVKSNVDKLTGVTKVLADQKASLSEALDTAPLALGNLLKAYDPATKTIDGRADILEFSGASPQRALLPMPLAGGR
- a CDS encoding ABC-F family ATP-binding cassette domain-containing protein; the protein is MSSPVALAPARAAHVRASGVHLSYGGRPVLAGVDLVAAAGDRVAIVGENGRGKTTLLRVLAGQLPVDQGEVHHAGSIGVADQQIPLAATDTVGDLIDLELAAVRTALADLDRATEALTEGTPGADDAYADALTVAEALDAWDADRRVEISLAALGAVDDRDRPLGTLSVGQRHRVRLACLLGARHSILLLDEPTNHLDAGGLDHLTEQLRAHAGVVVIVTHDRALLADVATTVIDLDPSSDSRPRVYGGGYAAYVDGRRAERARWEALHTEQVTERQRLADDLSAAQNRLKDGWRPAKGTGKHTRATRAPGLVRAVHRRQEDLEAAVVAVPPPPTRFAMPELPEYRGATLLRAEDVTVPGRLDRPVTLALDSGDRLVVTGPNGAGKSTLLSVLAGLIEPATGTVRRAKPVRVGRLGQESDTPPRRTARQLYEEVVARSGLPAPGLGELGLSDRNDTHRPLGELSVGARRRVDLALVLVSQPHVLLLDEPTNHLSAALVDELTAALGTTPAAVVLATHDRQLLRDTSSWPQLTL
- a CDS encoding MCE family protein, translated to MRRIASMACIGVLVAGCGSTAGLYDVPLPGGADIGDHPYRVTVGFRDVLDLVPQSGVKVNDVPVGRVERVKLAADGRTAEVTVAVNGSVRLPGNAIARLRQSSVLGEKFVELAAPEGTADGVLGDGAVIPVERTNRNPEIEEVFGALSMLLNGGGVGQIQQITKELNLALSGNETAIRSFLTNVDTFVAGLDARRADITRAIDGMNKLAGEFGARKDKIADLLDNLGPGIDVLAKQRGSIVGMLKSLDELSTAAVGTIKQSKDDLIADLKALEPTLRHLADAGQNLPQAMEMLLTFPFPDSALKALKGDYLNVHLKLDSKGGPALPLPPVDQGGR
- a CDS encoding helix-turn-helix domain-containing protein, coding for MTGTPDPAQRIAFDSLLSASGDGSSATLWFRLPAELAVLFRPRITELAVETADELRRTVPAFGQMDGSCMRKVTGYIQQAITQFIDRLADPTGPRDYAAERFRQLALHDDIQGSPILDILQTAYRVGARVAWRRVADEGTKIGVPTDTLCLLAETIFAYIDELSALSVEGSVSKKIREAGALERRRRQLLELLLGGATQEALGRLAEAAHWPLPERVLAVSLDVRDAWPDPEGPVLDSRILVDLEGSAPCLLVAEEHRDLVGTLPVIMPGCRAAVGPSIELGDARKSLRWARRITQLVQRGSLPDAPVTWFDEQLSTLWLLNDRFMVQQIAARVLAPLDGLTPTQRTTLGDTLLIWLETRRTAVEIAEMLNVHPQTVRYRMRQLKRLFGESLEDSDMRFEIEVALRAERARFED
- a CDS encoding TIGR03619 family F420-dependent LLM class oxidoreductase — protein: MELGVGLPTAGAIASPDAIVRVAKAAEELGYAAVWTFERVLRPVGKIAMLGVPEPQELPELYRNVFEPLVTLSHVAASTSRVKLGTSVIDALLHPPVVLARRFATLDQFSGGRVIAGLGQGWMKEEFETAGVPTSRKGAGFDEAVAALRAAWGPDPVSFDGRFYKIAPSEINPKPVQEKIPVVVGAMTPKGIERAARIADGINPVVFSRDQLLQVSSAFLNAAKEFGRDPDELSVIGRANVDITGKPVDGDRPFLAGSPEQIVEDLATLDGHRVDQVLFANNASVDLDTELDLLRRLAELAGLKAV
- a CDS encoding MCE family protein; its protein translation is MISLRNRNPVTVGLVGAAAMLLAGLLAFFWSDLPFVSGTEYTAEFGEAAGLKPNDEVRVAGVKVGEVTDVELDGDHVKVTFRAKGVWLGDQTVAAIRIKTLLGQKNLALDPLGTQPLDPGTAIPRARTVTPYDVNDAFGDLAKTVGTIDTAQLATSFRTLSETFSKTSPEQVRAAFDGLSRLSTTISSRDQELRKLLGNTSSLGRTVADRNAQFEALIKDGGVLLGEFAKRRDAIASLLAGTRELARQLGGVVADNQAQLGPALTQLERVTTVLQRNQDNLDRGLRLAGPFYRLIGNAVGNGRWIDTYVCGLMPGPNGCVPPKGAGR
- a CDS encoding MCE family protein, yielding MLSRTIRIQVAVFVIIALVGVSYVGARYVGVFGGSGYVVKLRLADSGGIFTNAEVTYRGVAIGRVGELHLADQGIEVDLRIDDGAPPVPVDVEAVVTNRSAVGEQYVDLRPRRDAQPYLADGSVIETKQTKLPLPTETVLLNLDRLVESVPTDALRTVVDELHEATRGAGPDLQALLDSTASFTKLATTHLPQTTQLITGGGTVLTTQLQTSDAIKSFGVNAKLIARRLKDSDGDIRALLKSVPAVAGQVSGLVRESGPGLGVVMANLLTTSNVVVTRQRGMEELLVVTPAAVSAASQVIRPDGAHFGLAVTYFEPLPCTSGYEATPYRNGRDTASAPLNTAARCTLPPGSPTGVRGSQNSPGG